Proteins from a single region of Pseudarthrobacter sp. NIBRBAC000502772:
- a CDS encoding uroporphyrinogen-III synthase: MPPPDDLAGALGGRRVLITRSADRAGPLAALLGGLGAEPLLLPLIDFERAADQPALDAALDDLVAGGFDWLVVSSITTVRVLVEKAIERGTTPAALVPAGTRVATIGPSSRRILEAAGIPVALAPVDIQSAEGLVELWTAAPARVLLPQADIAAPELRDGLAAKGADVTAVVAYHTVDYPARQELRLEAELPSAVGISHAVAPRELSQSQTRRELDAGTLDAVVAASPSAARRIAATLLPLGRCRFIAIGRPTAAEAAALGIPVAATAQVPTPDGIVAALGTVFANEGNTR, translated from the coding sequence TTGCCGCCTCCTGATGACCTGGCGGGCGCTCTGGGTGGCCGGCGCGTCCTGATCACCCGGAGCGCCGACCGTGCCGGGCCGCTGGCCGCGCTGCTCGGCGGCCTGGGGGCCGAACCGTTGCTCTTGCCGCTCATCGACTTTGAACGGGCCGCGGACCAGCCGGCCCTCGATGCCGCGCTGGATGATCTGGTGGCCGGGGGCTTCGACTGGCTGGTGGTCAGCAGCATCACCACGGTGCGTGTGCTCGTGGAAAAGGCCATTGAGCGCGGCACCACGCCGGCCGCACTGGTGCCGGCGGGAACGCGGGTGGCCACCATCGGACCGTCCTCCCGGCGGATCCTCGAGGCCGCGGGCATTCCTGTTGCGCTGGCCCCGGTGGATATCCAGTCCGCCGAAGGGCTCGTGGAACTGTGGACCGCCGCGCCGGCGCGCGTGCTGCTGCCACAGGCCGACATCGCGGCCCCTGAACTGCGCGATGGCCTGGCAGCCAAGGGCGCCGACGTCACCGCAGTTGTGGCCTACCACACCGTGGACTACCCGGCCCGGCAAGAACTCCGCCTGGAGGCGGAACTGCCGTCCGCCGTCGGAATCTCCCACGCTGTCGCTCCCCGTGAGCTCAGCCAGTCGCAGACCCGCAGGGAGCTCGACGCCGGGACGCTCGACGCCGTCGTGGCCGCGTCGCCAAGCGCCGCGCGGCGCATTGCAGCGACCCTCCTGCCGCTGGGCCGCTGCCGTTTCATCGCCATCGGACGCCCGACGGCGGCGGAAGCTGCCGCCCTCGGCATCCCGGTGGCCGCCACCGCCCAAGTCCCCACCCCGGACGGCATAGTGGCCGCGCTGGGCACCGTATTTGCCAACGAAGGGAACACCCGATGA
- the hemC gene encoding hydroxymethylbilane synthase — MTVRIGTRASKLALTQTQQTADQLAAVGGFPVELVHITTEGDVRTGSLSQMGGTGVFVAALRDALLQDTCDVAVHSLKDLPTGAAPGLTIAATPKRADVRDVLCARDGLKLADLPQGAKVGTGSPRRAAQLRAARPDLEVQDIRGNVDTRLGRVPGLPGNAAGAPGDLDAVVLAAAGLERIGRLDAVSEFFEMDVMLPAPGQGSLAIECRTADAPRKAGSAEGSQGVLAQALAALNDEDTRLAVTAERAVLARLEAGCAAPVGAFAYRKGSMLYLEAAVCAVDGTKTVREKKATDGLTEVGATLLGIEVAELLLAAGAAEIADLAAS, encoded by the coding sequence GTGACCGTACGGATCGGAACCAGGGCCAGCAAGCTCGCCCTGACCCAGACCCAGCAGACGGCGGACCAGCTGGCCGCCGTCGGAGGCTTCCCCGTGGAGCTGGTGCACATCACCACCGAGGGCGACGTCAGGACAGGGTCCCTGTCCCAGATGGGCGGCACCGGGGTGTTTGTCGCCGCCCTGCGCGATGCCCTCCTGCAGGACACCTGCGATGTCGCTGTGCACTCGCTCAAGGACCTTCCCACGGGCGCCGCGCCGGGCCTCACCATCGCCGCAACGCCCAAGCGTGCGGACGTGCGGGACGTCCTGTGCGCCCGCGACGGCCTAAAGCTGGCTGATCTGCCGCAGGGCGCCAAGGTGGGCACCGGCTCTCCGCGCCGAGCTGCCCAGTTGCGTGCCGCCCGCCCTGACCTGGAAGTGCAGGACATCCGCGGCAATGTGGATACCCGCCTGGGCCGCGTGCCCGGCCTGCCCGGAAACGCCGCCGGCGCGCCGGGTGACCTGGACGCCGTCGTATTGGCCGCCGCAGGCCTGGAACGCATCGGCCGCCTGGACGCCGTCAGCGAATTTTTCGAGATGGACGTGATGCTGCCGGCGCCCGGACAGGGTTCGCTGGCCATCGAATGCCGGACGGCTGACGCCCCGCGCAAGGCAGGTTCCGCCGAGGGGTCGCAGGGCGTTTTGGCGCAGGCCCTGGCCGCGCTCAACGATGAGGACACCCGCCTCGCCGTGACCGCCGAGCGTGCCGTGCTGGCCCGCCTCGAGGCCGGCTGCGCCGCCCCCGTGGGTGCCTTCGCGTACCGCAAGGGCAGCATGCTGTACCTCGAGGCGGCGGTGTGCGCCGTGGACGGCACCAAGACTGTGCGCGAAAAGAAGGCAACCGACGGTCTCACCGAGGTTGGTGCCACGCTGCTCGGCATCGAGGTGGCCGAGCTCCTGCTGGCTGCCGGCGCCGCGGAGATCGCGGACCTTGCCGCCTCCTGA
- a CDS encoding ferrochelatase, protein MTQPDPAAGAVLTGINQVTEAGRMAPKNYDGVLLAAFGGPEGQDDVIPFLRNVTRGRGIPDERLEEVSHHYRANGGVSPINQQNRELKAALEAELSARGIELPVLWGNRNWDPYIPQTLQDAYDAGHRKLLMVTTSAYSCYSSCRQYREDIGIALTETGLDGRLEVDKVRQYFDHPGFVEPFIEGTAAGLADVRAQLAAAGTPDAPVHILFATHSIPTRDAEAAGRSADEPREFDEGSAYVAQHLATGAAVISRVQAESGLTAPWSLVYQSRSGAPHVPWLEPDINDAIADLAGEGIKGIVIVPLGFVSDHMEVVWDLDTEALETCRNLGLAATRVPTPGTHRKFVNGLVDLISERTLANNISDRPAVTGLGPWYDVCRPGCCANFRGEKPTIAGADTTVGTGHDAYPAAPAGAPGREGTP, encoded by the coding sequence ATGACCCAGCCCGATCCTGCGGCGGGCGCCGTGCTCACCGGAATCAACCAGGTCACCGAAGCCGGCCGGATGGCGCCCAAAAACTATGACGGCGTCCTGCTGGCCGCCTTTGGCGGGCCCGAGGGCCAGGATGACGTTATCCCGTTCCTGCGCAATGTCACCCGCGGCCGCGGCATCCCGGACGAGCGGCTCGAAGAGGTTTCCCACCACTACCGGGCCAACGGCGGCGTCAGCCCCATCAACCAGCAGAACCGCGAGCTCAAGGCAGCCCTGGAAGCGGAGCTCAGCGCCCGCGGCATTGAGCTTCCCGTGCTGTGGGGCAACCGCAACTGGGACCCCTACATTCCGCAGACCCTGCAGGACGCGTACGACGCCGGCCACCGGAAACTGTTGATGGTCACCACGAGTGCCTACTCCTGTTACTCCAGCTGCCGCCAGTACCGCGAGGACATCGGCATCGCCCTGACGGAGACAGGACTGGACGGCCGGCTTGAGGTGGACAAGGTCCGCCAGTACTTCGACCACCCCGGCTTTGTGGAGCCCTTCATTGAAGGCACCGCAGCCGGGCTGGCGGATGTGCGGGCGCAGCTTGCGGCCGCCGGAACACCGGATGCCCCCGTGCACATCCTTTTTGCCACCCACTCCATCCCCACCCGGGATGCCGAGGCCGCCGGACGGTCCGCGGACGAACCGCGCGAGTTCGACGAAGGTTCCGCCTACGTGGCCCAGCACCTGGCCACCGGCGCCGCAGTCATCAGCCGCGTGCAGGCCGAGTCAGGCCTGACCGCACCCTGGTCGCTCGTCTACCAGTCCCGCTCGGGCGCGCCGCACGTGCCCTGGCTGGAACCGGACATCAACGATGCCATTGCCGACCTGGCTGGCGAGGGCATCAAAGGCATCGTCATCGTCCCGCTGGGCTTCGTCAGCGACCACATGGAAGTTGTCTGGGACCTGGACACCGAAGCCCTGGAAACCTGCCGCAACCTCGGCCTGGCTGCCACGCGTGTCCCTACCCCGGGCACCCACCGGAAGTTTGTGAACGGCCTGGTGGACCTCATCTCCGAACGGACGCTCGCCAACAACATCAGTGACCGGCCCGCCGTGACGGGACTGGGCCCCTGGTACGACGTCTGCCGGCCGGGATGCTGCGCGAACTTCCGCGGCGAAAAGCCCACCATCGCCGGAGCCGACACCACGGTCGGCACCGGACACGACGCATACCCGGCCGCACCTGCGGGCGCTCCCGGGAGAGAAGGAACCCCGTGA
- the hemQ gene encoding hydrogen peroxide-dependent heme synthase, whose protein sequence is MSHTSAESVTKTEESAEQFFTLWTVFKRSEELVRSADAAADFDALLVRLAEAGVTHRGSYDVSAMRADADVMVWLHGPKPEALQQAIRDIRRSTLFAGTEIVWSAMGVHREAEFAKNHTPAYSRGVAPAEWLCVYPFVRSYEWYILPEEERGKMLRDHGMLGREFPQVISNTVSSFALGDWEWILGLEAPELVDLVDLMRRLRATEARNHVREEIPFYTGRRITAAEVAEVLA, encoded by the coding sequence ATGAGCCACACTTCTGCCGAATCTGTCACTAAAACCGAAGAATCAGCCGAGCAGTTCTTCACTCTCTGGACTGTTTTCAAGCGGTCCGAGGAACTGGTGCGCAGCGCTGATGCTGCCGCCGATTTCGATGCCCTGTTGGTCCGCCTGGCCGAGGCCGGCGTCACGCACCGCGGCAGCTACGACGTCTCCGCGATGCGCGCCGACGCCGACGTCATGGTGTGGCTCCACGGCCCGAAGCCCGAAGCGCTGCAGCAGGCCATCCGCGACATCCGCCGCAGCACGCTTTTCGCCGGAACCGAGATTGTCTGGTCCGCCATGGGCGTGCACCGGGAAGCCGAGTTCGCCAAGAACCACACCCCCGCTTACTCACGCGGTGTGGCCCCGGCCGAATGGCTCTGCGTCTACCCGTTCGTGCGCTCCTATGAGTGGTACATCCTGCCCGAGGAAGAACGCGGCAAGATGCTGCGCGACCACGGCATGCTGGGCCGGGAGTTCCCGCAGGTCATCTCTAACACGGTATCCTCCTTCGCCCTGGGCGACTGGGAATGGATCCTGGGACTGGAAGCCCCCGAACTGGTGGACCTCGTGGACCTCATGCGCCGCCTCCGCGCCACCGAAGCACGCAACCACGTACGGGAGGAAATCCCGTTCTACACCGGCCGCCGCATCACCGCAGCCGAGGTCGCTGAGGTCCTCGCATGA
- the hemG gene encoding protoporphyrinogen oxidase — protein sequence MGSSVTPAQTAVVLGGGISGLLAARELAAAGRTVTVLEATASWGGCVGSHVVAGLTLDSGAESFATRSSAVADLADELGLGSKVVAPRPGGAWVQLPDGPRELPKTGVLGIPANPWDPEVRRSLGFVGSLRASFDKYLPASLGASADVTSVAALVRARMGRRVLERLVAPVVGGVHSADPGLLDVDMVAPGLRAGIREHGSLAAAVAAQRRGSAQPSVAKAGSAVAGLDGGMHTLVSALLSDLRGRGVTLMSGTAADAVERTPDGWRVTAGDAAYDGGLLVVALPGPAAVGLLQAAVPALAGRSPESGPDVRLVTVVVDLPELDRRPRGTGILVAPQTPGIQAKALTHATAKWDWLAAAAGPGTHVLRLSYGRLEAAEPATPETGGSAPALDAELLAAALRDASALLDVPVQGTDVVGWDVVRWQGALPFAAVGHKARVAEVRKLCAAEAGLGIVGGWVAGNGLAAVVADTRKEIRSLLS from the coding sequence GTGGGCAGTTCCGTGACACCGGCCCAGACCGCCGTCGTCCTGGGCGGCGGCATCTCCGGCCTGCTGGCCGCACGCGAGCTGGCAGCTGCCGGACGCACCGTCACCGTTCTGGAAGCCACAGCATCCTGGGGCGGCTGCGTGGGCAGCCACGTGGTGGCCGGCCTCACCCTGGACAGCGGGGCAGAGTCCTTCGCCACACGCTCCTCAGCCGTGGCTGACCTTGCGGATGAACTTGGACTTGGTAGCAAGGTTGTGGCGCCCCGCCCGGGCGGGGCCTGGGTGCAGCTTCCGGACGGCCCGCGCGAACTGCCCAAGACCGGAGTCCTGGGAATCCCCGCCAACCCCTGGGACCCGGAGGTCAGGCGGTCGTTGGGGTTTGTGGGCTCCCTGCGGGCGTCCTTTGATAAGTACCTGCCGGCTTCACTCGGTGCGTCGGCGGACGTCACCAGCGTCGCGGCGCTGGTGCGGGCCCGGATGGGCCGCCGCGTGTTGGAGCGCCTCGTGGCCCCGGTGGTTGGCGGCGTGCACTCCGCGGACCCCGGTCTCCTGGACGTGGACATGGTGGCACCCGGCCTCCGGGCCGGAATCCGAGAGCACGGTTCCCTCGCGGCCGCGGTGGCCGCCCAGCGGCGCGGCTCCGCCCAGCCGTCCGTCGCGAAGGCGGGTTCCGCCGTCGCCGGCCTCGACGGCGGGATGCACACCCTGGTTTCGGCCCTGCTCAGCGATCTCCGCGGCCGCGGTGTCACCCTGATGAGTGGAACAGCCGCGGACGCCGTCGAACGGACGCCGGACGGGTGGCGCGTCACCGCCGGTGACGCAGCGTACGACGGCGGCCTGCTGGTGGTGGCGCTGCCCGGCCCGGCCGCAGTGGGGCTGCTTCAGGCGGCCGTGCCCGCCCTCGCCGGCAGGAGCCCCGAAAGCGGTCCGGATGTCCGGCTCGTCACCGTAGTAGTGGACCTGCCCGAACTGGACCGCAGGCCGCGGGGCACCGGGATCCTGGTAGCCCCCCAGACGCCAGGTATCCAGGCAAAAGCCCTCACGCATGCCACCGCGAAGTGGGATTGGCTGGCCGCTGCGGCAGGTCCCGGGACCCACGTGCTGAGGCTCTCCTACGGCCGCCTGGAAGCCGCGGAACCCGCGACCCCTGAAACCGGCGGCTCCGCCCCTGCCCTCGACGCGGAATTACTGGCTGCTGCCTTGCGCGACGCTTCGGCGCTGCTGGACGTCCCGGTGCAGGGGACGGACGTCGTCGGTTGGGATGTTGTCAGGTGGCAAGGGGCCCTGCCGTTCGCGGCCGTGGGACACAAAGCCCGGGTGGCCGAGGTAAGGAAGCTCTGCGCGGCAGAGGCCGGCCTCGGCATTGTGGGCGGATGGGTGGCCGGCAACGGACTCGCCGCCGTGGTGGCCGATACCCGAAAAGAAATTCGAAGCCTGCTCAGCTGA
- the hemE gene encoding uroporphyrinogen decarboxylase, with amino-acid sequence MTSSSAVSNAASSVPSNDGALAAGHPLMDGRTADSPLITAYRGGKPSRRPVWFMRQAGRSLPEYLKVREGVAMLDSCLRPELAAEITLQPVRRHDVDAAIFFSDIVIPLKLAGVGVDIVPGVGPVLDKPVRTAADVAALPQLTWEALEPIREAVRLTVAELGKTPLIGFAGAPFTLAAYMVEGKPSRDHLGPRTMMHADPEAWTALANWAADASGMFLRAQLEAGASAGQLFDSWAGSLGLADYTKFVAPASARALDHVRHLGAPLIHFGTGTSELLVAMRDVGVDVVGVDYRLPLDEANRRLGGTVPLQGNIDPALLSAPWDVLEAHVRAVIAAGASAPGHVLNLGHGVPPETDPTVLTRVVELIHSISPE; translated from the coding sequence ATGACTTCCAGCTCCGCCGTGTCCAATGCCGCGTCTAGTGTCCCGTCTAACGACGGCGCCCTTGCTGCCGGCCATCCGCTGATGGACGGCCGAACCGCAGATTCGCCGCTCATCACCGCTTACCGTGGCGGCAAGCCGTCGCGGCGGCCGGTGTGGTTCATGCGGCAGGCCGGGCGCTCCCTGCCGGAATACCTGAAGGTGCGCGAAGGCGTGGCCATGCTGGATTCCTGCCTGCGGCCCGAGCTCGCAGCCGAAATCACGCTGCAGCCCGTCCGGCGCCATGACGTGGACGCTGCCATTTTCTTCTCCGACATCGTCATTCCGCTCAAGCTCGCCGGCGTCGGCGTGGACATTGTGCCGGGCGTGGGCCCCGTGCTGGACAAACCGGTGCGCACGGCTGCAGACGTTGCCGCCCTGCCCCAGCTGACCTGGGAAGCGCTGGAACCGATTCGCGAAGCCGTGCGGCTGACCGTCGCCGAGTTGGGCAAAACCCCGCTGATCGGCTTTGCCGGTGCCCCGTTCACCCTCGCCGCCTACATGGTGGAGGGCAAACCCTCCCGTGACCACCTGGGCCCGCGCACCATGATGCACGCGGACCCGGAAGCATGGACGGCGCTGGCCAACTGGGCCGCCGACGCCTCGGGGATGTTCCTCCGCGCCCAGCTGGAAGCCGGCGCCTCGGCCGGGCAGCTGTTTGATTCCTGGGCAGGGTCGCTGGGCCTGGCCGACTACACCAAGTTCGTGGCACCGGCCTCGGCCCGGGCGCTGGACCATGTCCGCCACCTCGGCGCGCCGCTGATCCACTTTGGTACAGGAACCTCCGAACTGCTAGTTGCCATGCGCGACGTCGGCGTGGACGTAGTGGGCGTGGATTACCGCCTTCCGCTGGATGAGGCCAACCGGCGCCTGGGCGGAACGGTGCCGCTGCAGGGCAACATCGACCCCGCGCTGCTGTCCGCGCCGTGGGACGTGCTGGAGGCCCATGTCCGTGCGGTCATTGCGGCCGGCGCTTCTGCGCCCGGCCATGTGCTCAACCTTGGACACGGGGTGCCGCCGGAAACCGACCCCACGGTCCTGACCCGTGTTGTAGAACTCATCCACTCCATTTCCCCGGAGTAG
- a CDS encoding glutamyl-tRNA reductase gives MVLFSLVATHADIDLETVAQLSNGASGIATSALSGSPAVTGAIVLATCNRYEIYGEAPHADDVEAARAALVSEISGLSGLNEQLVSRSFSTRTGPEVSQHLFAVSAGLDSAVVGEREIAGQVRRALITAQHEGTASSGLVRLFQAASKTAKDVGAQTALGSRGLSIVSVALDLATDLSESPDWSAKKVVVFGTGAYAGATMALLRERGCTDISVFSSSGRAEAFVATRGGTALDSESLPVAVAAADVMIGCSGSDTRVEAGELAEIRADSPQPLIAIDLALTHDFDPEVGQLDGVELLTLESVRLAAPQEQAESLTQASGIVSGAAQAFEQEREARSVDSAIVALRRHTMNVLDAEMERVRARHGCTAAAEEVEFALRRMVKQLLHVPTVRARELAANGQQDDYVSALETLYGITVEQPATAAQAECPVDHRGLETA, from the coding sequence GTGGTTCTTTTTTCATTGGTGGCTACACACGCCGACATCGACCTTGAGACCGTTGCTCAACTGAGCAACGGTGCCTCCGGTATCGCAACATCCGCACTCTCCGGATCGCCGGCAGTGACGGGTGCGATTGTGCTTGCCACCTGCAACCGCTACGAAATCTACGGCGAAGCGCCCCACGCTGACGATGTTGAGGCCGCACGTGCGGCTCTCGTGTCCGAGATCAGCGGACTCAGCGGACTCAACGAACAGCTCGTGTCCCGCTCCTTCAGCACACGCACCGGCCCCGAAGTCAGCCAGCACCTGTTCGCCGTGAGCGCCGGACTGGACTCCGCCGTCGTGGGTGAACGTGAAATTGCCGGCCAGGTCCGCCGCGCACTCATCACTGCCCAGCACGAGGGCACGGCCAGCTCCGGCCTGGTCCGCCTCTTCCAGGCCGCCTCCAAGACGGCCAAGGATGTCGGAGCACAGACCGCCCTCGGTTCCCGGGGCCTGTCCATCGTTTCAGTGGCACTGGATCTGGCCACCGATCTTTCCGAAAGCCCCGACTGGTCAGCGAAGAAAGTGGTGGTGTTCGGCACCGGAGCCTACGCCGGCGCCACCATGGCTCTGCTCCGCGAACGGGGCTGCACCGACATCTCCGTGTTCTCCTCGTCGGGACGCGCCGAAGCGTTCGTCGCCACGCGCGGCGGAACAGCGCTGGACAGCGAATCCCTGCCGGTAGCCGTAGCTGCAGCCGACGTTATGATCGGCTGCAGCGGCTCCGACACCCGGGTCGAAGCCGGCGAACTCGCCGAGATCCGCGCGGACTCGCCCCAGCCGCTGATCGCGATCGACCTCGCCCTCACCCATGATTTTGACCCGGAAGTCGGCCAGCTCGACGGCGTTGAGCTGCTCACGCTCGAATCCGTGCGTTTGGCGGCACCCCAGGAACAGGCCGAGTCCCTCACCCAGGCCAGCGGCATTGTGTCCGGCGCGGCCCAGGCCTTCGAACAGGAACGGGAAGCCCGCTCAGTGGATTCCGCCATCGTGGCGCTCCGCCGGCACACCATGAACGTCCTGGATGCGGAAATGGAACGCGTCCGTGCCCGCCACGGCTGCACCGCCGCCGCCGAGGAAGTGGAGTTCGCCCTCCGCCGGATGGTCAAGCAGCTGCTGCACGTGCCCACTGTCCGTGCCCGTGAGCTCGCCGCCAACGGCCAGCAGGACGACTACGTGTCCGCGCTCGAAACCCTCTACGGCATCACCGTGGAGCAGCCGGCCACCGCAGCGCAGGCGGAGTGCCCCGTGGACCACCGGGGCCTCGAAACCGCCTGA
- the moeB gene encoding molybdopterin-synthase adenylyltransferase MoeB, with product MASTLTANDSSVSLKPLVEPAGELTPAEVERYSRHLIIPEIGAVGQRRLKNARVLVIGAGGLGSPALLYLAAAGVGTLGIIDDDSVDLSNLQRQVIHGVADVGRPKIESARDAIAALNPLVDVRLHNVRLDASNALELFADYDLILDGADNFATRYLVNDVAAILGKPYVWGSIFRFDGQVSVFWEKHGPTYRDLYPEAPPAGSVPSCGEGGVFGMLCAAVGSLMVTEAVKLITGVGRSLLGRVALFDALGGSWREIRVSKDPAAEPITELTDYEAFCGITPAAFADTEHTVTATQLATMLASRKAGLKDFELVDVRETGEHDIVRIDGSVLIPQGRILAGEAWAELPQDKDIVFHCKAGTRSANVLEAARKAGYQRVSHLDGGILAWVRDVEPQKPVY from the coding sequence ATGGCTTCGACTTTGACCGCAAATGATTCCTCTGTCTCGCTTAAACCGCTGGTGGAGCCCGCCGGCGAACTGACGCCGGCCGAGGTGGAACGCTACTCGAGGCACCTCATCATTCCCGAAATCGGAGCGGTGGGGCAGCGGCGGCTGAAGAACGCCAGGGTACTTGTTATCGGTGCCGGGGGACTGGGCTCGCCCGCCCTGCTCTACTTGGCGGCAGCGGGCGTGGGGACCTTGGGAATCATCGACGACGACTCCGTTGACCTCAGCAACCTGCAACGCCAGGTGATCCACGGCGTCGCCGACGTAGGACGGCCCAAGATCGAATCCGCGCGGGACGCCATCGCGGCCCTGAACCCGCTGGTGGACGTTCGGCTGCACAACGTCCGGCTGGATGCCTCCAATGCACTGGAGCTGTTCGCGGACTACGATCTGATCCTGGACGGGGCGGACAACTTCGCCACCCGCTACCTGGTCAACGACGTCGCCGCCATCCTCGGCAAGCCCTATGTGTGGGGATCGATCTTCCGTTTCGACGGCCAGGTCAGCGTGTTCTGGGAAAAGCACGGACCCACCTACCGGGACCTATACCCCGAGGCCCCGCCCGCCGGATCCGTGCCCTCCTGCGGCGAGGGCGGCGTCTTCGGCATGCTCTGTGCGGCTGTGGGTTCACTTATGGTGACCGAGGCAGTGAAGCTGATCACCGGCGTCGGACGTTCACTCCTGGGCAGGGTGGCACTGTTTGATGCGCTGGGCGGCAGCTGGCGCGAGATCCGGGTGTCCAAGGACCCGGCGGCCGAGCCCATTACGGAACTGACGGACTACGAAGCCTTCTGCGGCATCACCCCCGCCGCCTTCGCCGACACGGAGCACACAGTGACGGCAACCCAGCTGGCCACCATGCTGGCGTCCCGGAAGGCAGGCCTGAAGGACTTCGAGCTGGTGGACGTCAGGGAAACCGGCGAACACGACATCGTGAGAATCGACGGCTCGGTGCTGATCCCGCAGGGCAGGATCCTTGCGGGGGAGGCCTGGGCGGAACTTCCGCAGGACAAGGACATTGTGTTCCACTGCAAGGCGGGCACGCGGTCAGCCAACGTTCTGGAGGCTGCGCGGAAGGCAGGCTACCAGCGGGTCAGCCATCTCGACGGCGGAATCCTGGCCTGGGTGCGCGACGTGGAACCGCAGAAGCCGGTCTACTGA
- a CDS encoding TetR/AcrR family transcriptional regulator, with protein sequence MVHEARADRASGGEPAAPQRTAGQRSARLPRDERRAQLLAAAQEVFVANGYHGAAMDEIAETAHVSKPVLYQHFPSKRELYLALLDSHLASLTDLMLGALSSTTDNDERVQAVMRAYYRFIASDDQAHRLVFESDLINDPDVSSRLETFNKTFADAVARVIAEDTKLPHLEAQLLGRGLAGMAQVSARYWLETDGNLDLDVASDLIYRLAWRGISRFPKES encoded by the coding sequence GTGGTCCATGAAGCACGGGCTGACCGGGCGTCCGGCGGCGAACCGGCAGCACCTCAACGGACCGCGGGCCAGAGGTCCGCCCGGCTTCCCCGGGATGAGCGCCGGGCGCAGCTCCTCGCTGCGGCGCAGGAGGTTTTCGTCGCCAACGGCTACCATGGCGCCGCCATGGATGAAATCGCCGAAACGGCCCATGTCAGCAAACCGGTGCTGTACCAGCACTTCCCGTCCAAACGTGAGCTGTATCTTGCCCTGCTGGACAGCCATCTCGCGTCGCTGACGGACCTGATGCTTGGTGCGTTGAGCTCCACTACCGACAATGACGAACGTGTCCAGGCGGTGATGCGCGCCTACTACCGCTTCATCGCCAGCGACGACCAAGCCCACCGCCTGGTCTTCGAATCGGACCTCATTAACGATCCCGATGTCAGTTCACGCCTCGAGACATTCAACAAGACGTTCGCGGACGCTGTTGCCCGCGTGATTGCCGAGGACACCAAGCTGCCCCACCTGGAGGCGCAGCTTCTGGGCCGTGGCCTGGCCGGAATGGCCCAGGTCAGCGCGCGTTACTGGCTGGAAACGGACGGGAACCTGGACCTCGATGTGGCCAGCGACCTCATTTACCGTTTAGCTTGGCGCGGAATCTCTCGCTTCCCCAAAGAGTCCTAG
- a CDS encoding DUF3107 domain-containing protein, with protein MEIKIGIQNIGREIVLESAQDADAVATVVEEAITKGSELRLKDDKGRIIIVPGNALGYVEIGAEEARKVGFGQF; from the coding sequence TTGGAAATTAAGATCGGCATTCAGAACATTGGCCGCGAAATCGTATTGGAATCGGCTCAGGATGCTGACGCTGTAGCTACGGTCGTTGAAGAAGCCATCACCAAGGGCAGCGAACTCCGCCTCAAGGACGACAAGGGACGCATCATCATCGTTCCCGGCAACGCCCTGGGCTACGTGGAAATCGGCGCCGAAGAGGCACGCAAGGTCGGTTTCGGCCAGTTCTAG
- a CDS encoding 4a-hydroxytetrahydrobiopterin dehydratase produces the protein MAGKHDTLTRERIEAVLATLPDWQYRQGGLVAVYKTPTAAAALELIAAVGRLAEEQNHHPDLDWRYNRVHLRYTSHDAGGEVTERDAAAAAAVSAAAVRLGATAQPVG, from the coding sequence ATGGCCGGCAAACACGACACACTCACACGCGAGCGGATCGAGGCCGTCCTCGCCACGCTGCCCGACTGGCAGTACCGGCAGGGCGGGCTCGTTGCTGTCTATAAGACGCCGACGGCGGCCGCCGCACTGGAGCTGATTGCCGCCGTCGGACGCCTGGCGGAAGAACAGAACCACCACCCGGACCTTGACTGGCGCTACAACAGGGTGCATCTGCGCTACACGTCCCATGACGCCGGAGGCGAGGTCACTGAGCGGGATGCCGCTGCTGCCGCGGCCGTGAGTGCTGCTGCCGTTCGGCTCGGCGCCACAGCCCAGCCCGTGGGTTAA